The genomic DNA CTTCCTTATGTGCTTGATTACTTGCGGCGCAAAGAGGTGCTGATGCAGCAGTTTGGGCTGCGTGGCAAAGAGGAATCCCGCCGCGCCCGCGACGAACTGTTCGGCATCCAGAACTCGCGGAAAGCGTACGGTGGCATGTTGGCGGGACTGCAGGATCCCCAAACGATGCAGGAGAAAATCCGTCGGCAGCAGCGGGTGCTCGAAGCGGTTCGGTCCAAGCAGCCCGAAGCGGCAGCGGCCTGGGAAACGATCGCTCGACTGCAACAACAACGGGTCGAAATCCTCGATCAGACCAGCGGCTTCCGTTCGCGGCTGTACGATTTGGCGGAGACGCTGGTCTTGATGGCTGCTGAAGACAAGAAGCCGAATTCCGAGCGATTGCCCGAACTGCGCGTCTCCAATCGCGATTCGCTGCTGCAGGATCTATTGAGCACGGCGCCGATCTACAACGACCTGGAGCACGTCAAATTGACCGATGAACTGATGCGTTTGGCCGAGCGTCGCGGCGGCGATGATCCGCTGGTCGTCGAGATTCTCGACGGCAAGCGGCCCGACGTCCGAGCGGCCGAACTCGTCTTCGGCACCAAGGTCGGCGACCTCGAGACGCGGAAGCAGTTCGTCGAAGTCGGCGCGCCGCTGATCGACAAATCGGAAGACCCCATGATCCTGCTGGCCCGAGCGATGCAGGGGGAATACCAGCGGCTGCGGAAGATCCGCGACGAACTGGACGAACAGGAAAAACAGGCTTACACGCAGATCACCGAAGCTTCGCTCGCCGCCGGCAACACGTCGAAGTACCCCGACGCAACCTTCTCGCTGCGGCTGGCGATCGGCACGATCAAAGGATATTCGCAGAACGGGGTAGAGGTTCCGGCCTGGACGAAGATGGAGGGGATCTTCGACTACGCCGCGAAACATGCGGGGCAGGAAGACTACGAACTTCCCGAAAGCTGGCAGCGCGCGGCCGCCGCGATCCCGCGGGGAACCCCGATGAATTTTGTTTGCACCGCGGACAT from Rosistilla carotiformis includes the following:
- a CDS encoding S46 family peptidase, encoding MNKVSLVLAFLLSSNSFADEGMWLFNDLPNEYLRDRYSFKADDAWVNRLMQASVRLNSGGSGSFVSSDGLVLTNHHVASDTLHKLSTADRNLIEEGFLARSHEQELKAPDLELNQLVEIVDVSEKVAAAVTPAMSPEHAVTARRAVIAEIEKESLDRTGLRSDVVTLFGGAKYHLYRYKKYTDVRLVWAPETKIAFFGGDADNFEYPRYCMDATILRVYEQGKPAKIENFLPWSNKEINEHELVFVSGHPGRTQRIFTVEALKYLRDHRLPYVLDYLRRKEVLMQQFGLRGKEESRRARDELFGIQNSRKAYGGMLAGLQDPQTMQEKIRRQQRVLEAVRSKQPEAAAAWETIARLQQQRVEILDQTSGFRSRLYDLAETLVLMAAEDKKPNSERLPELRVSNRDSLLQDLLSTAPIYNDLEHVKLTDELMRLAERRGGDDPLVVEILDGKRPDVRAAELVFGTKVGDLETRKQFVEVGAPLIDKSEDPMILLARAMQGEYQRLRKIRDELDEQEKQAYTQITEASLAAGNTSKYPDATFSLRLAIGTIKGYSQNGVEVPAWTKMEGIFDYAAKHAGQEDYELPESWQRAAAAIPRGTPMNFVCTADIIGGNSGSPVVNRAGELVGLIFDGNIQSLTSDYIYTSDQARAVSVSAAAIRVALEKIYGAPFLADQLGR